Proteins encoded by one window of Panicum virgatum strain AP13 chromosome 7N, P.virgatum_v5, whole genome shotgun sequence:
- the LOC120683566 gene encoding polyamine oxidase 3 isoform X1: MANNSSYGENVRRKSHTPSAIVIGGGFAGLAAADALRNASFQVILLESRDRIGGRVHTDYSFGFPVDLGASWLHGVCEENPLAPIIGRLGLPLYRTSGDDSVLFDHDLESYALYDTNGHQVPQELVEKIGKVFETILEETGKLREQTNEDMSIAKAIAIVMDKNPHLRQEGIAHEVLQWYLCRMEGWFATDADSISLKGWDQEVLLPGGHGLMVRGYRPVINTLAKGLDIRLNHKVVEIVRHRNRVEVTVSSGKTFVADAAVVAVPLGVLKANTIKFEPRLPEWKDEAVRELSVGIENKIVLHFSQVFWPNVEFLGVVSSSTYGCSYFLNLHKATGYPVLVYMPAGRLAHDIEKMSDEVASQFAFSQLKKILPNAGEPINYLVSHWGSDENTLGSYTFDGVNKPRDLYEKLRIPVDNLFFAGEATSVKYTGTVHGAFSTGLMAAEECKMRVLERFRELDMLEMCHPAMGEDSPVSVPLLISRL, encoded by the exons GTTCATATGGTGAAAATGTTAGGAGAAAGTCCCACACACCATCTGCAATTGTTATTGGTGGTGGATTCGCAGggcttgctgctgctgatgcGCTCAGGAATGCTTCATTCCAG GTTATTCTTCTGGAATCCCGTGATAGGATAGGTGGCAGAGTTCACACCGACTACTCTTTTGGGTTTCCTGTCGATTTGGGAGCATCTTG GCTTCATGGCGTCTGTGAAGAAAATCCCTTAGCACCAATAATTGGAAGGCTTGGACTTCCATTGTATCGCACGAGTGGAGATGATTCTGTTCTGTTTGATCATGATTTGGAGAG TTATGCACTCTACGACACTAACGGGCATCAAGTACCACAGGAGTTAGTAGAAAAGATAGGGAAGGTGTTTGAGACCATACTGGAAGAG ACTGGCAAATTGAGGGAACAAACCAATGAAGATATGTCTATTGCAAAAGCCATTGCAATTGTTATGGATAAAAATCCGCATTTGAG GCAAGAAGGGATTGCTCATGAAGTTCTTCAATGGTATTTGTGCCGTATGGAAGGTTGGTTTGCTACTGACGCTGATTCAATATCACTAAAGGGTTGGGACCAG GAGGTGCTGCTTCCAGGTGGCCATGGCCTCATGGTTCGTGGATATCGTCCGGTTATAAATACCCTGGCAAAAGGCTTAGATATACGCCTCAACCATAA GGTTGTTGAAATTGTTCGCCACAGGAACAGGGTAGAGGTTACTGTAAGCAGTGGCAAAACATTTGTTGCTGATGCTGCAGTAGTTGCTGTTCCTTTGGGTGTTCTGAAAGCAAATACTATTAAATTTGAGCCGAGACTGCCAGAGTGGAAGGACGAAGCAGTAAGAGAACTTTCAGTTGGAATTGAGAACAAAATTGTTCTTCACTTCAGCCAGGTTTTCTGGCCTAACGTGGAGTTCCTTGGGGTCGTTTCCTCCAGCACGTATGGATGTAGCTATTTCCTTAACCTTCACAAGGCAACAGGCTACCCTGTTCTCGTTTACATGCCTGCTGGTCGCCTTGCTCATGACATTGAAAAGATGTCTGATGAGGTAGCTTCCCAATTTGCCTTCTCCCAGTTGAAGAAGATCCTTCCCAATGCAGGGGAGCCG ATAAATTACTTGGTGTCACACTGGGGCTCGGATGAGAACACACTTGGTTCCTACACGTTTGACGGAGTGAATAAGCCCCGTGACCTGTACGAGAAGCTGCGCATCCCTGTGGACAACCTGTTCTTTGCAGGAGAGGCCACAAGTGTCAAGTACACTGGCACAGTGCACGGCGCCTTCTCCACTGGTCTCATGGCAGCTGAGGAGTGCAAGATGCGGGTTCTGGAGCGGTTCAGGGAGCTGGACATGCTGGAGATGTGCCACCCTGCCATGGGCGAGGACAGCCCTGTCTCTGTCCCACTGCTCATCTCTCGGCTCTAA
- the LOC120684009 gene encoding uncharacterized protein LOC120684009, giving the protein MAKAQLMARFAVEVEPSSILIRRRRAPLARVLDTIAEDEKEAAAAVELSSSYALLRTRAPRRRNLSYTATEVGKPSVRGDGERCPVAGSLLPPHAEELAVLA; this is encoded by the coding sequence ATGGCGAAGGCTCAGCTCATGGCCCGGTTCGCCGTCGAGGTCGAGCCGTCGTCGATCCTCATcaggcgccgccgtgcgccgctggCGAGGGTGCTGGACACGATAGCGGAGGATGAGaaggaggcggccgccgccgtggagctgtCGTCGTCCTACGCGCTGCTCCGCACcagagctcctcgccgccgaaaCTTGAGCTACACTGCCACGGAGGTCGGCAAGCCGTCggtgcgcggcgacggcgagaggtGCCCCGTAGCCGGCAGCCTCTTGCCGCCGCACGCCGAGGAGCTGGCCGTCCTCGCCTAG
- the LOC120683566 gene encoding polyamine oxidase 3 isoform X2 — protein sequence MSIAKAIAIVMDKNPHLRQEGIAHEVLQWYLCRMEGWFATDADSISLKGWDQEVLLPGGHGLMVRGYRPVINTLAKGLDIRLNHKVVEIVRHRNRVEVTVSSGKTFVADAAVVAVPLGVLKANTIKFEPRLPEWKDEAVRELSVGIENKIVLHFSQVFWPNVEFLGVVSSSTYGCSYFLNLHKATGYPVLVYMPAGRLAHDIEKMSDEVASQFAFSQLKKILPNAGEPINYLVSHWGSDENTLGSYTFDGVNKPRDLYEKLRIPVDNLFFAGEATSVKYTGTVHGAFSTGLMAAEECKMRVLERFRELDMLEMCHPAMGEDSPVSVPLLISRL from the exons ATGTCTATTGCAAAAGCCATTGCAATTGTTATGGATAAAAATCCGCATTTGAG GCAAGAAGGGATTGCTCATGAAGTTCTTCAATGGTATTTGTGCCGTATGGAAGGTTGGTTTGCTACTGACGCTGATTCAATATCACTAAAGGGTTGGGACCAG GAGGTGCTGCTTCCAGGTGGCCATGGCCTCATGGTTCGTGGATATCGTCCGGTTATAAATACCCTGGCAAAAGGCTTAGATATACGCCTCAACCATAA GGTTGTTGAAATTGTTCGCCACAGGAACAGGGTAGAGGTTACTGTAAGCAGTGGCAAAACATTTGTTGCTGATGCTGCAGTAGTTGCTGTTCCTTTGGGTGTTCTGAAAGCAAATACTATTAAATTTGAGCCGAGACTGCCAGAGTGGAAGGACGAAGCAGTAAGAGAACTTTCAGTTGGAATTGAGAACAAAATTGTTCTTCACTTCAGCCAGGTTTTCTGGCCTAACGTGGAGTTCCTTGGGGTCGTTTCCTCCAGCACGTATGGATGTAGCTATTTCCTTAACCTTCACAAGGCAACAGGCTACCCTGTTCTCGTTTACATGCCTGCTGGTCGCCTTGCTCATGACATTGAAAAGATGTCTGATGAGGTAGCTTCCCAATTTGCCTTCTCCCAGTTGAAGAAGATCCTTCCCAATGCAGGGGAGCCG ATAAATTACTTGGTGTCACACTGGGGCTCGGATGAGAACACACTTGGTTCCTACACGTTTGACGGAGTGAATAAGCCCCGTGACCTGTACGAGAAGCTGCGCATCCCTGTGGACAACCTGTTCTTTGCAGGAGAGGCCACAAGTGTCAAGTACACTGGCACAGTGCACGGCGCCTTCTCCACTGGTCTCATGGCAGCTGAGGAGTGCAAGATGCGGGTTCTGGAGCGGTTCAGGGAGCTGGACATGCTGGAGATGTGCCACCCTGCCATGGGCGAGGACAGCCCTGTCTCTGTCCCACTGCTCATCTCTCGGCTCTAA